DNA from Phragmites australis chromosome 16, lpPhrAust1.1, whole genome shotgun sequence:
AAACCAATTgcgtaagttctatgtgtaaggctgctCAAGCGTGAGCCcatttttttctgttttgcaggattgtATGTTTTTCCGATTTAAAGGTTAGACCGCCTGGTCAGTAGCCCTCCTACCGAACAGATGCTCTATTTTTTAGGATCTCCCAGACAAGAGCGGGCCGCCcttggcttgtaagtttttccgatTCAAAGGTTAATTAGACTGCCTGCACAATAGCCACTCTACTGACTAGACAGTCAGGGGCTAGAGTAATGTTGGatttgtgttcttttttatgCTCCTAGATTATTTTGCCTATTCGCGCATATTGTGAGTACCAAGTCGCTTTGGGCAGAGAGAAAATTGATGCTCGCGCAATGTCAGGGTTGTGGGTAGCTAAAGGAAAATGGCCAAGATGCTGCAATTCCTATTTCGGGTCGTGCGATGGTCGCCACCGAAGGGTTTGCCATGCTAAAAGTTGCCCTAGGCACCACATACCTAATTATGAGCGGTATGGAAAACCTTGACCCTCTCTTAATATAACGGGCGATTAGGGCCTACTCACCACATGGATGCAGGGAAAGTATACTTAGAAGCAAGTCCTAAATGGCCTCTCGAGTAACACCTGGGGGCCAATTCTAATAATCTGTTCAGCGTCCCCAGGTTCCGAAGGTGCTTCTTAGCGGTTCAAACTGGATAGTCAAAAGAAGAGAGTGATCTGCGAATAGAAATGAGTAGACAAGGTCGTGAAGCTCCATCATGGTCTTCTAGGAACCGGTGAAGCCTTCGAAGACTACCAGAGCAAGGTCAAGGTCAGGGAAGTGCTCGCTGATGCAGGCAAAGGCAAGGTTGGCGCTGGAAACTCTGACCATGAATGAGTGGTCTCCAATGGTCTCGCGAAGCCTTTGCTTGTGTACACCTGCCTCCTCAGAGGCTACCAAAAGCCAGTCGATATGACCAGTCATGGTGCCACCAGGAGTTAGGCGAACTTAAACGATGGTGGATCAAAGCAACGAGTTAAAGAGGTAAAACATCTAACTAAGTCGATCGTAGAAATACACCCACCGTTGGTCGTTTTCCCTCGTCATCTGCTCCAGGTCCCTTTGCACCACCAGCGGCTCCTCCCGGTAAGCTGGTCAAAGAAACAGATTGCAAAACAAGTAAGAGTTAGACGACGCACCTCGAAGATAGCTCTACGGGGTCTCTCGCTCGACCACGAATGTAAGTTCACACTCAGCCACCGCTTCCTGACTGCATTGGTCGATGGAGTCATTGATGGAAGTGGTTGGGGACGCAGAGTGAGTAGGAGGGCCAATCAACACAAGAGCTCTACAACCACAATAGCGacacaagcccatcaaagaaGTGAAAAGCTTCATTCAAATATGATACAAGCGTAAGTTACAGAGCGGCATTTACTCTTCGGTGGCCACCACCTGGAAGAGAGACCCTACATACTCCATTAGCCCTTGGCACTCCACCTCCAGCCTCGCCTCGGCTTTAGGACCGGCGGTCATAACCCCCTCCTGAACAAcctcgaggttgaagttggggtcctGACAACAGTAGCATTGGAGATGATACTCCACTGAGGCTTTTGCCACCTTCGTCGCATCCTCTGCGGTCCTCACTGCCAAGATGCCcgagagctgggtgaacttcttTTGTCAAAATTCTGATGGCGTAGGCCCAACCCAACACAGTTTCTCCCTTTGGTCTGGTGGCTTCTGGACCAACACTCCTTAGAGGGGCCCTACATTGCCAAGAAGGCGTCCCTCAGAAAATTGTGGGTTGTCCACTCATCCTCCAACTGCTTAGCGCTCTGGGAGACAAGCGTGGCCTTCTCCTGCTGAAGCTCAAGCCTCACCTCCTTCTCGTTGACCACTAGTTTCTTCAGCTCGGCACATCTGCGGTCTGCCTCATCTTTCTCCATGATCAGTTTGCTGATGGAGCCGGAGAGGATGGCGACCAGGAAGAGCGGGTTAGAGGCAGGAGCAAGCATTATGGGAATTGGCACGGATGGCTCGACTGCTGTGGAGGCCATGGCAAGCGACCCCACTGGCAGAGTCGCAGGTGTCCCGAGGGCGGGGGAGGAGTTAAGGTCAGTGTTGTTGAGGCGGTCAAGGacctacaacaacaacaaatagcAGAGTCAAGGAAAGAACATGAAGTGTCAGTGCCTAACCGGAGAGCTTACCGCATGGACAGAGTGTGAGCACAACATGCGTCCTCACGAAGTCACTGAGAGCAGGAGAAGGGGAGGTTGGCATCCCACGAATCCATTTGGACGCTTCTAGGGAAGTTAGATCCATTGTTGGCCTCTTCCCTCCTTGTCTGGAGACTTGATGAACATTAGCCTAGGTGCCCTCGGCTGGTTCGGTGTGAGACTAGTCACTCCTCTACTGACCAATACTGCTCACAGACCCTCCACCCATGATCTGTAGTCAACTCTGAGTAGCTTGGTAATCACTACAACCAGATTCATATATATAGCAACCAGGTTGGTTGTTGACGGGGCCAACACTAGGCGCGGTAATGGTCGACTTGGCACCGGGATGGGTGTCTTGTCGAGCCTCTCTCCCTGAGGCAGCCTCAAGGACCTCCAGGACCTTTTCGATTATCAAGCGTAGGACATCGACATCAGGAAGACCCTGCAACAgtgcaaaccatgaaaccctaaccCAGGAGAAGGCTTGGGGCAGGAATTTTGGAATTGCTAAACTTACCCTCCTGAGCCATGCTCTTTCCAATGAAGGAAGATCACATAGCGAAGGGCGCTGGCCGGAGGATCGTTTTTCCTCGGGGCAGCCGACATTAGGTTTCGGACCCATGAGCCAAGGGACTTGTTAGTAAGATTTGGATACAAGGGGAGATGTGAGAGGTCAGACACCTAACGAAAAACACTATGGAAATGACTATGGCATTACCTAAGGAGCTCTCTCGTGTGACATTGTCAGGCTCGGTGTACGAGAATGCCGAATGTGCTCACCTCCACAAGGGGCACAACCAACACTTGATGAAGTCGTGGACGACATCTGACCCCATCAGCCCAGCCTCTTGGAGTCAGCCAATCCGTATGGTGAGGGTTAGCAGCTTCAGAGTTGTCGTGGGGCTACTCCTCTAGTTGTCGATGACATGCGCCGACGTGCTCAACATGCtgaggttgtccaaggagttGTCTACTGCaaggtagaaccactcctccctccagctCAATCATGatgacttgaggcccacctTGATGTAGGAGTTTGTGGCGCCGTCGTGGAGACGGAACCCGTAGCTTCTGTTGGCCGGCTTGGTCACTGACCGGTATGTGTAGAAGAACCAGAAGAGGTGTAGGCACAGTTTCACCCCGACGAAGTTCTCACACTGATGAGCAAAAATGCTCTACATGAGAATGTaattggggttgagatggagatagaagatatcatataaggagatgacggtggtgaagaactccgaGAAGGGCGGCACAAGGCCGACCAAGAAGAAAGAGACGAACATCATGATCTACCCTTGGCGGGGAGCGAGCGTGCTCGCCCTGGACCAATACCCAGATGACATGCGGCGAGTGAGCAGGCCAAAATCGTGTATTTGCTTCAATCTTGCCACACCACACATGGATTTGGGGAAGGCAGGCTCGCTGTCGATGCGCACCATTATACGACAGAGAAAGATGctttggtggcaagatcaaAGGTAGAGGTGAGGGGCTCTGGCATGGAAGCTTGGCGGCTAAGGGAGATGATGGAAAGGTTCATGAGGAACCGGTGCACCCCAATTTAAGGGGTCGCTACGGTATCTCAACTGTCGCGGGGTTTGGTCCTTTCGAATTTCGAGAGGCCATGCTTGAGGAATCAAAATTCCCTCGGGTTTGGTGCCATTTCATTTTCCCtccacatctctctctctctctctctctctctatgtttAACCTCCAATCGGGGTGCGATTTCCTAAGTTGACCACTAAAGCAGGCCGCATCAACAACCACTCCCTACGTCGAACATGTGCTCACCTAGGGCCCAAGTGGCACGACCAGacccaaccacaaccacaaaatGCTCAGTGACCACGGATCCCTACGGTGAACCACTCAGTCTGCTACATCCGCGATGGAGCTTGGAGGCTACTATTGGTGTAATAGATAAGGGGTGCCTCACCGGGTGAGCCTCACACTGCCAAATATCAGTCGGCAGTTGATATCCCCAAGACCACGGTTTCACCCCACTACCAGGGCGGGGCTCAGTcgaccagccccctggtcgAGGGAGAAGATCGTGCGACTAGTCTCTGCTAGTCGCAGGATAGATACTCACCTAACCAATCAAATCGTATTAAATGTCATCCGCTCAAGTTTTTTTCTTCCCCACGCACCTTCTTTTAGGGAGCATGGTTGTGGATAGGCATAAAGTTGGAGTGATCCTTCTTCTAGCATTTAATACTACAGAATGATCTCGCAGGCGAGCGTGATAGCACTCGGCGGACGTGATAAGGCATGCATGGCAACCAGGGCAGGTTGGGCATGCATGCCCTCCGTAATGATGAACTAGGAGTAGTTGGCTTTGTCAAGAGTAGGTTTGCTATAGAATTGACACGATCCGTttgtatatacttcttttcccctgttatataaagggggaggaccCGGTTTACAAAAAAGGACATTTTGGAACAAGCTCAtccaatccataagaaaatacacatgacgtagggttattattccACGGGAgtcctgaacctggataaaatCCCTGCATTCTTGTATCCATCCGATCCCACCACAAAGAAACGCCAATTAACATGCATGTCGTTTGGTACACCCTGGATTCATTATCAGGGATCATCCCCCGACACACGGATAATGATCTTTAAGGGGTTAGAGTCCTAATAAGCTTCCAACGTGACAATCCATTAGTGGGCTCAATATAAGTGGAGATGTGGGGTTATGGGCGAGTCAATCACACcacctaaaaccctagccgcccccTCCACTCTCCCTCCCCACAAAACCTAGCCAAGAGCGCGATGCTAGCACACCGACACACGATGTTCCACCCCTAGACATGTAGATATTATGGAGGCGCTATTGTTGTTGTTGCGGTGTTGATTGGCGATGAGAATGTGAAGTTACTGGGACGATCACCTACTTCCAGGCAAGCACGTGATTATAAGTTATTGGGATGATCATCTACTTCCAGGCAAGCACGTGATCGCACAAAGGTGGAGATGCTCGATTCACGATGAGATCGACTATTTCCTGTACATCGATGTGCGCAATGTTGGACTGGGCCATTTTGATTCTTATTCTGCTACTATGCGCGTATTGTGGTAATGACCTATAATTCTATACTTGCATGAGTTCTTGATTAAACATgatagaaaattttaatttacGCTACCATAGCCTACTTGTTACCCTATGTATTGTACAGAGTCTTACCTATGGATGTTTTATGTTACACTCCGTGTCTGTAAAATCAATGGTCAATCATCCGCTACACAAGATGTCTAGGGACGAGGATCACTAATAAAATTagggggggtggggggtgggACGACCTGCAAGTTTTCAATCCAATGTTCGGAAAATGAGGGCTTAGACCCTACATGCCGCCATGCATATTTTCTTTAGGAAGCTAGAAATTGAAACATCCACACGCTAACGATTGACGTTAACAGTAATCTATAAACGCAAACGGTAAGCAACATCCATATTTGAATGCTGCTTGTGGCTTACACAAGGCTTCTCGAACGGCCGCAAGGCACGCCACCCCAATAGTTCGGCCGACCAGCTGACGCCCACCCGCGTTGCGTTGCCAGTGTCACCACCCACACTGTATCCTTTCTTTACTTCCCCAATTTATTCCTTTTCGACCCGAACATTCCTCTAAATTCGTGACCAAGGGTTTATTTGTTTTAGTTGGAGAGTTAAAAATAGCTTGTATATTATAGATAGTAAAAAGTGGattataaaatattaaattatgaaaaaaattaaattatagatttaaaagagttggattgtaaaaaattaaattgtgaaaaacttttaaattatgaattctaaaatattttaatacGCAATTTATTAAAATGAACTTTTACAATCTATAAAGCTAAGATAAATTAGCTTCTTGTATTCACATAATCTAATAAgtgaattataaaaaattataaaatactGTCAATTTGTTTCGGTTTCTACGGTAAACCCCGTCAATGTCACTAACAAAAACCGAAATGGCATTCCCGTAATTATCCTGAAACCCGAAGGGCGCTTATACACAGTTCCCCAGCCAGGATCTCGCTGTACACGGCCAGGCATTACATTACCCCACCGTCCACCTCCCGAGCATCGCTCCATTAGTGCTCACTCCCCTCCACTAGCCTGGAGCTAAGAAAGAGGCAaactcgccgccgccgaggacaGTAGCAAGCTAGCTAGAATGGAATTGATGCGGCGGTTGGCCGTGGTGGCTGTGGTGCTGGCCGTGTCGGTGGTGGCGTCGGAGGCGTTCAACATCACCAAGGTCCTGGCGGAGCACCCGGAGTACTCTCAGTTCAACAAGCTGCTGACGCAGACGCGGCTGGCCGGCGACATCAACCGGCGCCGGACCATCACCGTGCTGGCCGTGGCCAACGGCGACATGGGCGACCTCACCAGCGGCCACTACTCGCTGGGGACGCTCCGCCACATCCTCGAGATGCACATCATTGTCGACTACTTCGACGCTAAGAAGCTCAAGCAGCTCTCACACGGCGCCACGGCCGCATCCACCATGTTCCAGGTACCGCGCGCTTGTCCCCTGCATCTGCTCGCTCTCCAGCCTTAGAAGAAGCCAACAGGTTGGCCAGGTTTGATCGGGCCCACCTGTCGGTGAATCCTATCCACCGTGCTTTTCAGTTTGCTAGATCTACCTGAAGCATCATTATACCGTTTGTTTGAAGCTCTAGTTTGTTGCAAGTTAGCTTCAACTGTTTCCATCTGCTCTACAAACGAAATCTTTTTGCATCTTCTTATCCTAGAAAGCTTAATTTGTCCGCATTTCTTATGGGAAATTACTGAATATTTAGTATTCAGATTTTTCTTATGGGATGACTATTTTTGAACCATTATGTGCCCATAAACTGAGAGTTATTTAACAGGTTATTccacttttttttaacaattttgACGAATTGCTCTCTGCCGTGTGTAAAAGCTGCTTGCTTGCTGAGCCTGTTATGAAGCTGCTGCTTTATTATTGGGAATAACTGCATGACACAAGCACGCCCACTTGGCCAAAAGGTAAAGGGGCAGTGAAATAGTGCTATTGTCCAAAAATAGTCATCTTAGAAAATAATTCTCATAATTCATTTACTATAGGTTTCATCTAAGTATTGACACAAGTTGCTTTTGAAGTAGGGGCCACGCACATGCACATGTTGGCCTATCTTCTCACTATAATTAGTATATTAACTTATGTGATTATGATGCTGTCCACACGTTCGGTTCCTGCAATCTGTTGCTGAAACCATATGTTTtgttttttccaaaaatatattgGTGCAACCATAAGCCAGTAGTGACTTTTAAACCCATTATATTTTGCCCTCGACTGCTGGGCCATTTGAAATCCCCAAGCAAGATCTTGGCGTGTTTAGCGTCCACTGGGCTCGGTTGACGTAACGTCAGAGGGCTGACATATGGGTGCAGGTGTGAGAGGCCCACATGTCAGTAACAACTGTCCTCTGATGTCGAACCAGTTCCATTTAGTGTAAACAATTCCTTCCTAACCCTTGTCTAAACCATTGACTAATCACTTTGTTTAGAACTTGGATGCACCCAGTGGATCTACTGTTGCCACTCTGAGGAGTCAACACTCAAATTGTCCATGATAATATGCATCTATTTCTCTTTTAAAGAAGAAATGACTCATATTAGACGGCACAACTCTTAATAAAAATTTTTTGGGAGGAAATGTACAAGTGCGTGCTGTGTAATTTTAGTTCGGTAGGTTCGGAATCCTTGTACTTGGAAATTCAGCATTGAATGGATTTCCATGGATATACTTACACAATTTAGGCTCCTAGTACATTATTATAGATTGCTTATTTGTAAACACGTGCTGTGCGCGGTTACTAGTGAAGGCATGAAGTCGGTGAGCTGAATTGGACCGTGcattatttaatgttttctaTCCATACAAGTTTATAATGTACAACTAGTAGCGGCAGCAGTAGTAGTGAATTTAGACTGCTCTAGGAATATGTCTTGGGAAAAGGTGAAAAATAAGCTGGGTAATTAAAGCATTAGCACTGTCTAGTCTTCTGTCATATATACCTTATTACCATTTGACTGTGTGACAGATGTTAAATACTCCATATAATGTGAAATTGGCAAGCAGACTAATTACTTTTTCAGTCACTCAAGTGAATTAATATTTTAGTAACTAAAATGCTATTTGATGTGCAGCAATCCGGGGCTGCCACCGACATGAACGGGTACGTCAACATAACGCAACACCGCGGCGGCAAAGTGACGTTTATCGCCGACGGCGCAACCGATAGCGCGACGCCGTCCACCTTCGTCGGGGACATCTACGCAAAACGCTTCGACTATGCGGTGCTCCACGTCAGCAAGGTGCTGTCCTCCCCGGAGGCCGAGGCGCCCGTGGCCCCGCCGGCGCCCGTCAACCTCACCGACCTCCTCTCCAAGAAGTACTGCAAGAGCTTCgccggcctcctcgccgccgatGCCAACGCCTTCAGCAACATCAACGCCACCAAGGACACCGCACTCACGATCTTCTGCCCCGTCGACACCGCCGTGGCCTCCTTCATGCCCAAGTTCAAGAACCTCACGGCCAAGGCCAAGACGGCCATCCTCCTCTACCACACCGTGCCAGACTACTACTCCCTCCAGCTGCTCAAGTCCAACAACGGCAAGGTAATCACGCTCGCCACCACCAGTGCCGCCAAGAAGGATTACACCTACGACGTGCAGAGCGAAGCCGACACCGTCACGCTGGACACCAAGGTCACCACCTCCTCCATCCAGGCCACCGTTAGGGACGACGACCCGCTCGCCGTCTACGCCGTCTCCAAGTTCCTGCAGCCCAAGGAGCTGTTCAAGGTTACCAAGGAACttgcgccggcgcccgcgcccGAGGggcccaagaagaagaccaaaaaGAAGCCCACGTCCGCGGCCGCCTCGCCCTCGGACGACGACTCCGCGGCAGACTCGCCCGACGACGCCCCAGCTGATGATGCCGCGGACAAGAACGGTGCCGCGCCACCCCTACTCGCCCGATGGGTGACCGCCGCGGCGACAGTGGCGGCCGCATTGGCGTTGGCGGCCTAAGGTGTGCGCTGTATGTTTTGTGCTTTAATTTATTGGAACCCTGTCTTCTTTTCTTTGGTCCAATTCGTGTCCCTTGTTGGTGCAGAAAATAAGAAGGGCTCTGTttactttatttttatattgattaCCGCATTCGATGGGGAAAAAACGAAAGAAGAAAACTTAGAGGTGTGTGTGATGTAGCTCTTTGAATTTTGTTTATTGGGTTGTGCCGTTGTGGTGATCATTTTGTAATGATAGTGGTCAATGGAATTGGGGAGTGTgtttatatatatgatataaGGCGTCATCGAGTTTAGAGTTCTACTCTTCCTTTTGCTTCCAATATGTCCATGTTTGAGCTTTTGGAGTCACACGCGACATATCATCTTTGAACCCACATGGAGAAGTTGCAAGGGTGAAAAGTAGACCTTCGCATGTGGTGGCTTTGCTTCTTTAGATTGTAAAGGGAATGATGCCTATGTGATTTAGTCACTTTAGCTGCTACTATGATATCATGTGCTGCTTTACCTGGATTTTGACTTACCATTTTCTTTACTCACTCCAAGAGAACACTGCACTGTCATCCCTCAGGTCGCACGAAGATTCTTTAAAATCTACTACATCAAAACCCTCATGCTAGTTTCCTTCAAATGACAAGCAAACGGAGTTATATCCAGCACATTATTaagtgaaatatttcatgtatAACCTTTTTGTACAACTATATTACAATTGGAAGTTTTCGACCTTTTGATTTATAAGTGAGCTACCACTTAATACTTTTAAAGCATGTTTGGTTGGAGTAAGCTTTTTCTAAAAGCTGCTTCTGGCTAATAGCTCTGAGAAGCTGCTTCTAGCTAATGGTTTTGGAGAAGTTGATAGGTCATTTGTTTATCCTGTCTGGCTGATGGTTTTTGAGATGAATAAAATGTACATTGCCTGTAATACCGCTAGCTGTATGGagtgatatatttatttttttaaactattttagtGAATGTTATTAATATTTACTGACTGTATTATTGATTGATTTAATTGTTttgaaaatgtaaataattaAGCAacaatatatcttaatttttgGAACCATATGTGTACCAAAATAGAATGCGATGATTCCATTGATTAGAGAATTACAAAAGGATGAAAAGGAATATTACATGTTGCCTATTCTCTCATTGATATCAAAGCATTAGCAATACTATCATGAAAAGTATTCATATTGCTCTCTTCATGTCCAGTGAACTAGGTTGAGACGATGATGCTTCATGATCATTGGGCAtgtagtcttcatcttcatcacatcTCTCAAACATATTATCTCTCAAAGTATTATCTCGAATAAAGTTTTGAAGAGATA
Protein-coding regions in this window:
- the LOC133895726 gene encoding fasciclin-like arabinogalactan protein 2, with translation MELMRRLAVVAVVLAVSVVASEAFNITKVLAEHPEYSQFNKLLTQTRLAGDINRRRTITVLAVANGDMGDLTSGHYSLGTLRHILEMHIIVDYFDAKKLKQLSHGATAASTMFQQSGAATDMNGYVNITQHRGGKVTFIADGATDSATPSTFVGDIYAKRFDYAVLHVSKVLSSPEAEAPVAPPAPVNLTDLLSKKYCKSFAGLLAADANAFSNINATKDTALTIFCPVDTAVASFMPKFKNLTAKAKTAILLYHTVPDYYSLQLLKSNNGKVITLATTSAAKKDYTYDVQSEADTVTLDTKVTTSSIQATVRDDDPLAVYAVSKFLQPKELFKVTKELAPAPAPEGPKKKTKKKPTSAAASPSDDDSAADSPDDAPADDAADKNGAAPPLLARWVTAAATVAAALALAA